The following coding sequences are from one Canis lupus baileyi chromosome 23, mCanLup2.hap1, whole genome shotgun sequence window:
- the LOC140615449 gene encoding olfactory receptor 56A3-like, with product MTTNQNGTISIEISDFLLNCLVRSPSWQLSFSLPLSLLFLLAMGANGVLLITIWLEASLHEPMYYLLSILSLLDIVLCLTVIPKVLTIFWFDLKSINFYACFIQMYIMNCFLAMESCTFMVMAYDRYVAICHPLRYPSIITEQFVVKAAIFILARNAISSVPIPILSSRLHYCGGNVIENCICANMSVSKLSCDDVTINRLYQFAAGWTILGSDLIFIFLSYSLILRAVLRLKAEGAMAKALSTCGSHFILILFFSTILLVFVLTHVAKKKVSPDVPVLLNVLHHVIPAALNPIVYGVRTQEIKQGIQRLLNKGW from the coding sequence ATGACAACAAATCAAAATGGGACCATATCCATTGAGATTTCAGACTTTCTCCTGAATTGTTTAGTCAGGTCTCCCAGCTGGCAACTttctttctccctgcccctcagcctcctcttcctcctggccaTGGGGGCCAATGGTGTTCTCCTGATCACCATCTGGCTGGAGGCCTCTCTGCACGAGCCCATGTACTACCTGCTCAGCATCCTCTCCCTATTGGACATCGTGCTCTGCCTCACTGTCATCCCCAAAGTCCTGACCATATTCTGGTTTGATCTCAAGTCCATCAACTTTTATGCTTGCTTCATTCAGATGTACATCATGAATTGCTTCCTTGCCATGGAGTCCTGCACATTCATggtcatggcctatgaccgctatgtggccatctgccaccCACTGAGGTACCCATCCATCATCACAGAACAATTTGTAGTGAAGgctgccatttttattttggcCAGGAATGCTATTTCTTCAGTGCCTATTCCCATTCTATCATCCAGACTCCATTATTGTGGGGGAAATGTCATTGAGAATTGCATCTGTGCCAATATGTCTGTCTCCAAGCTCTCCTGTGATGATGTCACCATCAATCGCCTTTACCAGTTTGCTGCAGGCTGGACAATTCTAGGATCTGATCTCATCTTTATCTTCCTCTCCTACAGCCTTATACTGCGAGCTGTGCTGAGACTCAAGGCAGAGGGTGCTATGGCCAAAGCCCTGAGCACATGTGGTTCTCACTTCATCCTTATCCTCTTCTTCAGCACTATCCTTCTGGTCTTCGTGCTCACTCATGTGGCAAAGAAGAAAGTCTCCCCTGATGTGCCAGTCTTGCTCAATGTTCTCCACCATGTCATTCCTGCAGCCCTCAATCCCATTGTTTATGGAGTGAGAACTCAGGAGATCAAGCAAGGAATCCAGAGATTACTAAACAAAGGATGGTAA